One genomic window of Candidatus Aminicenantes bacterium includes the following:
- a CDS encoding serine hydroxymethyltransferase, with product MLVDSKDIFAIVDKQNEWRGKKCINLIASENTPSPAVRSIQLNDFMGRYAEGHPNVGAKINRYYQGTQYIDQIETMAAQEAKDLFRCAQAEVRPYSGNNANTAIALGYLRGGDALIVNSTDSGGHISHSFFGVMGRRIQTRGQVLKPGKENSVRLQFFPLTEDHYHIDVSQSIDLIEKTKPQMLVMGKSLYLFPDPVKEIAPICKQLEIPILYDGAHVLGLIAGGQFHDPLAEGATWLTGSTHKTFPGPQRGIILGNLDAENEKKYWGAADRGVFPGTSSNHHLYSLPALLIAIREMKAHGKAYAAQICKNAVALAQALEACGVPVEAKEFGYTQSHQIAVNVFAFGGGVKAALALEANDIICNYNMLPGDSDAQNPSGLRIGTPEMTRFGMKEKDFAVLGELIAAAIKGQTVKDKVNQLRAQFLEMEYL from the coding sequence ATGCTAGTGGACAGCAAGGATATTTTCGCCATCGTCGACAAGCAGAACGAGTGGCGTGGCAAGAAGTGCATCAACTTGATCGCCAGCGAGAACACCCCCAGCCCGGCCGTCCGCTCCATCCAGCTCAACGATTTCATGGGCCGCTACGCCGAGGGCCACCCCAACGTCGGCGCCAAGATCAACCGCTACTACCAGGGGACGCAATACATCGACCAGATCGAGACCATGGCCGCCCAGGAGGCCAAGGATTTGTTCCGCTGCGCCCAGGCCGAGGTCAGGCCCTACAGCGGCAACAACGCCAACACGGCCATCGCCCTCGGCTACCTGCGCGGCGGCGACGCGCTGATCGTCAACTCCACCGACTCCGGCGGCCACATCAGCCACAGTTTCTTCGGGGTCATGGGCCGGCGCATCCAGACCCGCGGCCAGGTGCTGAAGCCGGGCAAGGAAAATTCGGTGCGCCTGCAGTTCTTTCCCCTGACCGAGGACCATTACCACATCGACGTATCGCAGTCCATCGACCTGATCGAAAAAACCAAGCCGCAGATGCTGGTCATGGGCAAAAGCCTCTACCTGTTCCCCGACCCGGTCAAGGAGATCGCCCCCATCTGCAAGCAGCTGGAGATCCCCATTTTATACGACGGCGCCCACGTGCTGGGCCTGATCGCCGGCGGCCAGTTCCACGACCCGCTAGCAGAAGGCGCCACCTGGCTGACCGGCAGCACGCACAAGACCTTCCCCGGGCCGCAGCGCGGCATCATCCTCGGCAACCTCGACGCCGAAAACGAGAAGAAATACTGGGGCGCCGCCGACCGCGGCGTATTCCCGGGTACCTCGAGCAATCACCACCTTTACAGCCTGCCGGCGCTGCTGATCGCCATCCGCGAGATGAAGGCCCACGGCAAGGCCTACGCCGCCCAGATCTGCAAGAACGCCGTGGCCCTGGCCCAGGCGCTGGAGGCCTGCGGCGTGCCGGTCGAGGCCAAGGAGTTCGGCTACACCCAATCGCACCAGATCGCGGTCAACGTCTTCGCCTTCGGCGGCGGCGTCAAGGCGGCGCTGGCCCTGGAAGCCAACGACATCATCTGCAACTACAACATGCTCCCCGGCGACAGCGACGCCCAGAACCCCTCGGGCCTGCGCATCGGCACCCCGGAGATGACCCGCTTCGGCATGAAGGAAAAGGACTTCGCCGTTTTGGGCGAGCTGATCGCCGCGGCCATCAAGGGGCAGACGGTCAAGGACAAAGTCAACCAGCTCCGCGCCCAGTTCCTGGAAATGGAGTACCTGTAA
- a CDS encoding AAA family ATPase: MRILPVSSGKGGVGKTTFALNLALALAKTQPTVLIDLDTGTSSLRHFLNAPVEKDLFHFLKKGISLEECRQALPARMDPDQAFARFNFIASPGGFVHDIVNFDAATKNKLVQGINTLRAEYVIIDLKAGLDTHVLDFLPISNSGIILFTPGMRAATLAAAEIAKAILFRMLNIMISAPLVLERYFPKEGQPAPLFRRLHDFLQHGIDPEGKNLDDFINEAAEQFPQDNFIRVFRYYVENFKVYYVLNKFNTVAESVENTIQPLVENIFHTVSSRVSFRNLGWVVENEEIRRSSETGVPYLVCRHYQKREAPQRALASDDFLRDLCGLASKNQPAPKQPTLRDELSNQIDLLRSIYICNAGSDPETNFDFIAAAIREFSANSNHQFGMKHIFSEGEFLERFQARLG, translated from the coding sequence ATGAGGATCCTGCCGGTTTCGTCGGGAAAAGGCGGCGTCGGCAAGACGACCTTCGCCCTGAACCTGGCCCTGGCGCTGGCCAAGACCCAGCCCACTGTCCTCATCGACCTGGACACGGGCACATCCAGCCTGAGGCATTTCCTGAACGCGCCGGTGGAAAAGGATCTCTTCCATTTCCTCAAAAAAGGAATCTCCTTGGAGGAATGCCGGCAGGCGCTGCCGGCGCGGATGGATCCCGACCAAGCCTTCGCCAGGTTCAATTTCATCGCCTCGCCGGGCGGCTTTGTCCACGACATCGTCAATTTCGATGCCGCCACCAAAAACAAGCTGGTCCAGGGCATCAACACGCTGCGGGCCGAGTACGTGATCATCGACCTGAAAGCGGGCCTGGACACCCATGTCCTGGATTTCCTGCCCATCTCCAACAGCGGCATCATCCTGTTCACGCCAGGGATGCGGGCGGCCACCCTGGCGGCGGCCGAGATCGCCAAGGCCATCCTCTTCCGCATGCTGAACATCATGATCTCCGCCCCCCTGGTCCTTGAGAGGTATTTTCCCAAGGAAGGACAGCCGGCGCCGCTTTTCCGGCGCCTGCACGATTTCCTGCAGCACGGCATAGACCCCGAAGGCAAAAATCTGGACGATTTCATCAACGAAGCGGCGGAACAGTTCCCCCAGGACAATTTCATCCGCGTCTTCCGCTACTACGTGGAAAATTTCAAGGTGTATTACGTCCTGAACAAGTTCAATACCGTGGCCGAATCGGTCGAGAATACCATCCAGCCGCTGGTGGAGAACATCTTCCACACCGTTTCCAGCCGGGTGAGCTTCCGCAACCTGGGCTGGGTGGTGGAGAACGAGGAGATCAGAAGATCGAGCGAAACCGGCGTCCCCTACCTGGTGTGCCGCCACTACCAGAAAAGGGAGGCCCCGCAAAGGGCGCTGGCCAGCGACGACTTCCTGCGCGACCTGTGCGGCCTGGCGTCGAAAAATCAGCCCGCGCCCAAGCAGCCGACGCTGCGCGACGAGCTCAGCAACCAGATCGACCTGCTGCGCTCCATCTACATCTGCAATGCCGGCAGCGATCCGGAAACCAACTTCGATTTCATCGCCGCCGCCATCCGGGAGTTCTCGGCCAATTCCAACCACCAGTTCGGCATGAAGCACATCTTTTCCGAGGGGGAATTTCTCGAGCGCTTCCAGGCCCGGCTCGGCTAA
- the rpiB gene encoding ribose 5-phosphate isomerase B, translated as MKLVLASDHAGFALKEQIREFLQEQNYVVKDYGTFSAEAANWAEYGARAAAAVSADPDNTVGILVCGSGIGMSIVANKFRHVRAALCRDENDARPARGHNNANVLALGARVTDPVTALGIVDVFLETSFEGGRHQARLDFLSREVESGKIKNKP; from the coding sequence ATGAAACTTGTACTCGCTTCCGACCACGCCGGCTTTGCATTGAAGGAGCAGATCAGGGAATTCCTGCAGGAGCAGAATTACGTTGTGAAGGATTACGGCACGTTTTCCGCCGAGGCCGCCAACTGGGCCGAATACGGCGCCAGGGCCGCCGCCGCCGTATCGGCCGACCCGGACAACACGGTCGGCATCCTGGTCTGCGGCTCGGGCATCGGCATGTCGATCGTGGCCAACAAGTTCAGGCACGTGCGCGCCGCCCTGTGCCGCGACGAGAACGACGCCCGCCCGGCCCGCGGCCACAACAACGCCAACGTCCTGGCCCTCGGCGCCCGCGTGACCGATCCGGTGACGGCGCTGGGCATCGTCGACGTCTTCCTCGAAACATCTTTCGAAGGCGGCCGGCACCAAGCCCGGCTCGATTTCCTGAGCCGGGAAGTCGAAAGCGGGAAAATAAAAAACAAACCATAA
- a CDS encoding DUF362 domain-containing protein, translating into MKRRTFVKNGLLVSSALALPMLLPGQNKPGGPLLAQVQGESPYEIAKRAIAAIGGMDKIVSRTDVVMVKPNIGWNRTVEQAACTNPEVLRAVIELAFAAGAKKVIVMDNTCHKAEDCYERSGIAAMAKKAGAEVRFCDENRLVSHDFHGEYVGKWPVFRDFLEVDKFINVPILKHHGSAGLTIAMKNLYGIVGGNRGKLHGDMGENIADLAKGFTSHLVLVDAFRVLMRNGPVGGRLSDVELRKTVIASTSIMHADVAAAALFGSDPRQVEFLQAAFNRKMGEIEPAKIAMQTISI; encoded by the coding sequence ATGAAAAGACGAACCTTCGTAAAGAACGGCCTGCTGGTTTCCAGTGCTTTGGCCCTGCCCATGCTCCTGCCCGGCCAGAACAAGCCGGGCGGGCCGTTGCTGGCGCAGGTGCAGGGCGAATCGCCCTATGAGATCGCCAAGCGGGCCATCGCCGCCATCGGCGGCATGGACAAGATCGTATCGCGCACCGACGTGGTCATGGTCAAGCCCAACATCGGCTGGAACCGGACGGTCGAGCAGGCCGCCTGCACCAACCCCGAGGTGCTGCGGGCGGTGATCGAGCTGGCGTTTGCCGCCGGCGCCAAGAAAGTCATTGTCATGGACAACACCTGCCACAAGGCCGAGGATTGCTACGAACGCAGCGGCATCGCGGCCATGGCCAAAAAAGCCGGGGCCGAAGTCCGCTTTTGCGACGAGAACCGGCTGGTCAGCCACGATTTTCACGGCGAATACGTGGGCAAATGGCCGGTGTTCCGCGATTTCCTCGAAGTCGACAAGTTCATCAACGTGCCGATCCTCAAGCACCACGGCAGCGCCGGGTTGACCATCGCCATGAAAAACCTCTACGGCATCGTCGGCGGCAACCGCGGCAAGCTGCACGGGGACATGGGCGAGAACATCGCCGACCTGGCCAAGGGCTTCACCAGCCATTTGGTGCTGGTCGACGCCTTTCGCGTGCTGATGCGCAACGGCCCGGTGGGCGGCCGCCTGAGCGACGTCGAGCTGCGCAAGACCGTCATCGCCTCGACCAGCATCATGCACGCCGACGTGGCGGCGGCGGCACTCTTCGGCAGCGACCCCCGCCAGGTCGAGTTCCTGCAAGCGGCGTTCAACCGCAAAATGGGCGAGATCGAACCGGCCAAGATTGCCATGCAGACGATTTCCATCTGA
- a CDS encoding aminoacyl-histidine dipeptidase has product MNIKHEKTKQILSLFEEISAIPRCSKNEEKIAAYLVDWAKKNNLAAKQDKVGNVLIEVPGTAGYEKTATVVIQGHMDMVCEKTADSPHDFSKDPIHFVFADGWLMADKTTLGADNGIALAMAMTLALDKKADHPPLELLFTVDEETGLTGANALQGDFINGKILLNVDSEDEGVFTVGCAGGRDTHIALVLQYEDPPAGYVMARLKAGGMTGGHSGVNINEERANAIRVLVRALLQLQKESDLRIADIAGGTAHNAIPRDAWTDIFFAKDSFKNLEKTVADLDQVFRKEFKNTDPNLKLSLEPMPETTGKRALTPESSPKVCNLIFALPHGVAAMSTDMPGLVETSNNLANVKIRNSKLEVVTSQRSSVMSRLHALTTRIEIIGHLAGAEAVSGNGYPAWQPNMESPLLARCQKVYESLFGKKPHVEAIHAGLECGIIGDKKEGMDMISFGPTLKNPHSPDEKINVESIGKVWDFLVSLLKSFK; this is encoded by the coding sequence ATGAATATCAAGCACGAAAAGACCAAACAAATCCTCTCCCTGTTCGAAGAGATCAGCGCCATCCCCCGCTGCTCGAAAAATGAAGAAAAAATAGCCGCGTACCTGGTCGATTGGGCCAAGAAAAACAACCTGGCCGCCAAGCAGGACAAGGTGGGGAACGTGTTGATCGAAGTCCCGGGCACGGCGGGCTACGAAAAGACGGCGACCGTCGTCATCCAGGGGCACATGGACATGGTCTGCGAAAAAACGGCCGATTCCCCCCACGACTTCTCCAAGGACCCGATCCACTTCGTTTTCGCCGACGGATGGCTGATGGCCGACAAGACCACCCTGGGAGCCGACAACGGCATCGCCCTGGCCATGGCCATGACCCTGGCCCTGGACAAGAAAGCCGACCACCCGCCCCTGGAACTGCTTTTCACCGTCGATGAGGAGACCGGCTTGACCGGCGCCAACGCCCTGCAGGGCGATTTCATCAACGGCAAGATCCTGCTCAACGTCGATTCCGAGGACGAAGGGGTTTTCACCGTCGGCTGCGCCGGCGGCCGCGACACGCACATCGCGCTGGTGCTGCAGTACGAGGACCCGCCGGCCGGCTACGTCATGGCCCGCTTGAAAGCCGGCGGCATGACCGGCGGCCACTCGGGGGTCAACATCAACGAGGAGCGCGCCAACGCCATCCGCGTCCTGGTGCGTGCCCTGCTGCAGCTGCAGAAGGAAAGCGACCTGCGCATCGCCGACATCGCCGGCGGCACCGCCCACAACGCCATCCCGCGCGACGCCTGGACTGACATCTTCTTCGCCAAGGACAGCTTCAAGAATCTCGAAAAAACCGTCGCCGACCTGGACCAGGTTTTCAGGAAGGAATTCAAGAATACCGACCCCAACCTGAAGCTCAGCCTGGAACCAATGCCGGAGACCACCGGCAAGCGCGCCCTTACGCCTGAAAGCAGCCCGAAGGTCTGCAACCTCATCTTCGCCCTGCCGCACGGCGTGGCCGCCATGTCCACCGACATGCCCGGGCTGGTCGAGACCTCCAACAACCTGGCCAACGTCAAGATCCGCAACAGCAAGCTGGAGGTCGTCACCAGCCAGCGCAGCTCGGTCATGAGCCGCCTGCACGCACTCACCACCCGCATCGAGATCATCGGCCACCTGGCCGGGGCCGAGGCGGTCAGCGGCAACGGCTACCCCGCCTGGCAGCCGAACATGGAATCGCCGCTGCTGGCGCGCTGCCAGAAGGTCTACGAAAGCCTTTTCGGCAAAAAACCGCACGTGGAGGCGATCCACGCCGGACTCGAGTGCGGCATCATCGGCGACAAGAAAGAGGGCATGGACATGATCTCCTTCGGACCGACGTTGAAAAATCCCCATTCCCCGGACGAGAAGATAAACGTAGAATCGATCGGCAAGGTCTGGGACTTCCTGGTCAGCCTGCTGAAAAGCTTTAAATAA
- a CDS encoding 4Fe-4S binding protein, translated as MDAKRGKRWQRLRAASQVLFLILFFFLLLHSGRIAVERLPLTGAFFYIDPLNLWVNILAGPFLRPFLLALVPLVLTLLLGRFFCGWVCPFGALLQFFTWLGSKRKREKTIPGHAAMRWKYLLLIVLLVGSLFATQWLGWLDPFSLLTRSSSVTLIPGLNFLLQRALESGAASQSLGGKIVKPLYDFSRAWLLSGEQRTFLLAFAIGAIFFGLLLLNLYRRRFFCNYLCPLGALYGWLAKYSLFHFEVNPDCSKCNACAGHSTYYGGPFRDYQKSECLACMNCLKDCSAAAIDVRWGLPRKGQTPALASPKGTDGAVLPQRRQFLSAIGCGLVAAALPQISADKKKKAHPFIRPPGAAAEKDFVRKCIRCGACMQACPTNAIQPALLQAGIDGLWTPLLVPTSGYCEYECVRCTRVCPTHALANLTLDEKKQFKIGTAVINRSACYTYADGYNCGVCEEHCPVPEKAIKYREVSRQTEESEAGLRGPRPVHRLRHLRKRLPAHRRPGHQGRRRGRAARSRLLNKLN; from the coding sequence ATGGACGCCAAAAGGGGGAAACGCTGGCAGCGGCTGCGCGCCGCCAGCCAGGTTCTGTTCCTCATCCTGTTCTTCTTCCTGCTCCTGCACAGCGGCAGGATCGCGGTCGAACGGCTGCCCCTTACGGGCGCATTCTTCTACATCGATCCCCTGAACCTCTGGGTGAACATCCTGGCCGGCCCTTTCCTGCGCCCATTCCTGCTGGCCCTGGTGCCGCTGGTTCTGACCCTGCTCCTCGGCCGCTTTTTCTGCGGCTGGGTCTGTCCTTTCGGCGCGCTGTTGCAGTTCTTCACCTGGCTGGGCTCCAAGCGCAAGAGAGAAAAGACCATCCCCGGCCACGCAGCGATGCGCTGGAAATACCTGCTGCTGATCGTGCTGCTGGTCGGTTCGCTTTTCGCCACCCAGTGGCTGGGCTGGCTCGATCCCTTCTCGCTGCTCACGCGCAGCAGTTCGGTCACCCTCATCCCCGGCCTGAATTTTCTCCTCCAGCGCGCCCTGGAAAGCGGCGCCGCCAGCCAGAGTCTCGGCGGGAAAATCGTCAAGCCACTTTACGATTTCAGCCGCGCCTGGTTGCTGAGCGGCGAGCAGCGCACCTTTCTGCTGGCGTTCGCCATCGGCGCGATTTTTTTCGGCTTGCTGTTGCTCAACCTGTACCGCCGCCGCTTCTTCTGCAATTACCTGTGCCCGCTGGGCGCCCTTTACGGCTGGCTGGCCAAGTATTCGCTATTCCACTTTGAAGTAAACCCGGACTGCAGCAAATGCAACGCCTGCGCCGGCCACAGCACCTATTACGGCGGCCCGTTCAGGGATTACCAGAAATCCGAATGCCTGGCCTGCATGAACTGCCTGAAGGATTGCTCGGCCGCGGCCATCGACGTGCGCTGGGGGCTTCCCCGAAAAGGGCAGACTCCGGCCCTGGCCTCCCCCAAGGGGACGGACGGAGCCGTCCTGCCGCAGCGGCGCCAGTTTTTGAGCGCCATCGGCTGCGGCCTTGTCGCGGCCGCCCTGCCCCAGATTTCGGCCGACAAAAAAAAGAAAGCCCACCCCTTCATCCGCCCGCCCGGGGCGGCCGCCGAAAAGGATTTCGTCAGAAAATGCATCCGCTGCGGCGCCTGCATGCAGGCCTGCCCGACCAACGCCATCCAGCCGGCGCTTCTCCAGGCGGGCATCGACGGGCTCTGGACGCCGCTCCTGGTCCCGACAAGCGGCTACTGCGAATACGAGTGCGTGCGCTGCACCCGGGTGTGCCCGACTCATGCCCTGGCCAACCTCACCTTGGATGAAAAGAAGCAATTCAAGATCGGCACGGCGGTGATCAACCGCAGCGCCTGCTACACCTACGCCGACGGCTACAACTGCGGGGTCTGCGAGGAGCATTGCCCGGTGCCCGAAAAAGCGATCAAATACCGCGAGGTGTCGCGGCAAACTGAAGAAAGTGAGGCAGGTTTACGTGGTCCCCGACCTGTGCATCGGCTGCGGCATCTGCGAAAACGTCTGCCCGCGCACCGACGCCCCGGCCATCAAGGTCGGCGCCGAGGAAGAGCAGCGCGAAGCCGTTTATTGAACAAATTGAATTGA
- the murI gene encoding glutamate racemase, giving the protein MSEKQGKIDPLTALIGFFDSGIGGLSVMLAARRILPFENMLYFADSAHCPYGSKGVEFVRQRSLAISRFLLDSGAKALVVACNSASEAALELLRLTFPGWEIIGVEPALKVAQGLSRNKRVGVLGTPLTLKGRRFSRLLENFSAGLEVYTQPVSGLVELIEAGRFDDPRLEAILKKNLRPLLDKGIDTLVLGCTHYPLVRGPIAAICGPGVDVIDTGEAVAKQLWRRLLIGGRLNPGPAAGNSEYFSSGTTKAALALVREIMPDRTVTIKKSAL; this is encoded by the coding sequence ATGAGCGAAAAACAAGGCAAAATAGATCCACTGACGGCACTGATCGGATTTTTTGACTCGGGCATCGGCGGCCTGTCGGTCATGCTGGCCGCGCGGCGCATCCTCCCTTTTGAAAACATGCTCTATTTCGCCGATTCGGCCCACTGCCCCTACGGCAGCAAGGGGGTGGAGTTTGTCCGCCAGCGCTCCCTGGCCATCAGCCGCTTCCTGCTGGACAGCGGCGCCAAGGCGCTGGTCGTGGCCTGCAATTCGGCCAGCGAGGCGGCCCTGGAACTGCTGCGCCTGACCTTCCCCGGCTGGGAGATTATCGGCGTCGAGCCGGCGTTGAAGGTCGCCCAGGGCTTAAGCCGGAACAAGCGGGTCGGCGTCCTGGGCACGCCGTTGACCTTGAAGGGACGGCGCTTTTCCCGGCTGCTGGAAAATTTTTCGGCCGGGCTGGAGGTGTACACCCAGCCGGTATCGGGCCTGGTGGAGCTGATCGAGGCCGGTCGGTTCGACGATCCGCGCCTGGAAGCCATCCTGAAGAAAAATTTACGGCCGCTGCTGGACAAAGGCATCGACACGCTGGTGCTCGGCTGCACCCACTATCCGCTCGTGCGCGGCCCGATCGCCGCCATCTGCGGCCCCGGCGTGGATGTGATCGACACCGGCGAGGCGGTGGCCAAACAGTTGTGGCGCCGCCTGCTGATCGGCGGCCGGCTCAATCCCGGCCCTGCCGCCGGGAACAGCGAGTATTTCAGCAGCGGCACGACCAAAGCCGCGCTGGCGCTGGTCCGGGAAATAATGCCCGACCGTACCGTCACCATCAAAAAGAGCGCCCTGTAA